A stretch of Paenibacillus sp. URB8-2 DNA encodes these proteins:
- the accB gene encoding acetyl-CoA carboxylase biotin carboxyl carrier protein has protein sequence MFKLSEIKELIKLLDQTSSVHELEIESEGMKLAIRKPDRSEAAEAHVVPATPYPYPFTPAPQPPALQQTTGQAAPVPAAPQQETLAAPAEGTLHKIVSPMVGTFYTSASPDLPAFVSAGDRVTEKSTVCIIEAMKLMNELEAEVRGEIVSVLAENGQLVEYGQPLFLVKPES, from the coding sequence ATGTTCAAATTAAGCGAAATTAAGGAATTGATCAAACTGCTGGACCAGACCTCTTCCGTGCATGAGCTGGAGATTGAAAGCGAAGGAATGAAGCTGGCCATCCGCAAACCGGACCGTTCCGAGGCTGCGGAAGCGCATGTGGTTCCGGCTACTCCTTATCCGTACCCCTTTACGCCCGCTCCGCAGCCGCCTGCTCTGCAGCAGACAACCGGGCAAGCCGCTCCCGTTCCCGCTGCTCCGCAGCAGGAGACGCTGGCTGCTCCCGCAGAAGGAACCTTACATAAAATCGTATCTCCTATGGTGGGAACGTTCTACACCTCGGCTTCGCCCGATTTGCCTGCGTTCGTAAGCGCGGGCGACCGGGTGACCGAGAAGTCGACGGTATGCATTATCGAAGCGATGAAGCTGATGAACGAGCTGGAAGCGGAGGTCCGCGGGGAGATCGTATCCGTTCTCGCAGAGAACGGACAGCTTGTGGAGTACGGCCAGCCGCTGTTCCTGGTGAAGCCGGAATCTTAG
- the spoIIIAG gene encoding stage III sporulation protein AG, translated as MGNWLKKLEQMIGGGAENPKRNHTFRWLIILGLLGVAIMLFNSFVNVKKLDSENTGREPPQTQSSQAAMQEATDGAASSFDGIEREMENRMKGILEQIVGVGTVDIMVTVDSTEEVVVQRNMNDSQQLSDETDANGGKRHTTTYTRDGEIVTYSQSGDETPIITKRIKPQVRGVVIVAKGAENKVVKGLIEQAVQKALNVPSYRISVVPRKQE; from the coding sequence ATGGGCAACTGGCTGAAGAAGCTGGAGCAGATGATCGGTGGCGGGGCAGAGAATCCGAAGCGAAACCATACGTTCCGATGGTTGATCATTCTGGGTCTGTTGGGCGTGGCGATCATGCTGTTCAATTCCTTTGTAAATGTGAAGAAGCTCGACAGCGAGAATACGGGGAGAGAGCCACCCCAAACCCAGAGCTCGCAGGCGGCAATGCAGGAGGCGACGGATGGAGCCGCCAGCTCGTTTGACGGCATCGAGCGGGAGATGGAGAACCGCATGAAGGGGATTTTGGAGCAAATCGTCGGAGTCGGCACGGTGGACATTATGGTCACCGTTGATTCCACTGAGGAGGTTGTCGTCCAGCGCAACATGAACGATTCCCAGCAGCTAAGCGATGAGACCGATGCAAACGGCGGCAAGCGCCACACAACCACGTACACCAGAGACGGCGAAATCGTCACTTACAGTCAATCCGGAGACGAGACGCCGATTATTACCAAAAGAATCAAGCCCCAGGTTCGCGGCGTTGTTATTGTCGCCAAGGGAGCCGAGAACAAGGTGGTGAAAGGACTGATCGAGCAGGCGGTGCAAAAAGCGCTGAACGTCCCGAGCTACCGCATTTCCGTCGTGCCGCGCAAACAGGAATAG
- the accC gene encoding acetyl-CoA carboxylase biotin carboxylase subunit translates to MNIQKVLIANRGEIAVRIIRACRELGISTVAVYSEPDRDSLHVRLADEAYCIGPTASKDSYLNFTNIMSVATLTECDAIHPGYGFLAENADFAEICGSCNIIFIGPSPEAITRMGDKAVAKETMKDAGVPVIPGSDGLVDDVEEAVLLSREIGYPIIIKATAGGGGKGIRIAEDEESLIKQITAAQQEAQKAFGNAGVYLEKYLTGMKHVEIQIIADNHGNVVHLGERDCSIQRRRQKLVEEAPCSVLSPEIRQAMGEAAVRAALAVNYSGAGTLEFLLGADGQFYFMEMNTRIQVEHPVTEMVTGVDLIKEMISVAEGNPLSFTQEDIVINGWSIECRINAEDPAKNFMPSPGKVGFYLPPGGLGVRVDSAAYPGGTISPFYDSMIAKLIVWAPTRQEAILKMKRALGEFAIEGIHTTISFHQKLLEHPVFLDGHFDIKFLEENEI, encoded by the coding sequence ATGAATATACAAAAAGTGCTGATCGCCAACCGGGGGGAAATCGCCGTTCGGATTATTCGCGCCTGCCGCGAATTGGGAATTTCCACCGTGGCGGTCTATTCGGAGCCCGACCGCGATTCGCTGCATGTCCGGCTGGCCGATGAAGCGTACTGTATCGGACCGACGGCTTCCAAGGACAGCTATTTGAATTTCACGAATATTATGAGCGTGGCCACTTTGACCGAATGCGACGCCATCCATCCCGGTTACGGCTTTCTTGCCGAGAATGCCGATTTCGCCGAAATTTGCGGTTCCTGCAATATCATATTTATCGGCCCTTCTCCGGAAGCCATCACGCGGATGGGGGACAAGGCCGTGGCCAAAGAAACGATGAAGGATGCAGGCGTTCCGGTTATTCCCGGTTCCGACGGTCTTGTAGACGACGTTGAGGAGGCGGTCCTGCTCAGCAGGGAGATCGGCTATCCCATTATTATCAAGGCTACCGCCGGAGGCGGAGGGAAAGGCATCCGCATTGCCGAAGACGAGGAATCGCTGATCAAGCAGATTACGGCCGCCCAGCAAGAAGCGCAAAAAGCATTCGGCAACGCCGGAGTCTATCTGGAGAAGTACCTGACGGGCATGAAGCATGTCGAGATCCAGATTATAGCCGATAATCACGGCAACGTGGTCCATCTTGGCGAACGGGATTGTTCCATACAGCGACGCCGTCAGAAGCTGGTGGAGGAGGCCCCTTGCTCCGTTCTGAGTCCGGAAATCCGTCAGGCCATGGGCGAAGCGGCTGTCCGCGCCGCGCTTGCCGTGAATTATTCCGGTGCGGGAACACTGGAGTTTTTGCTAGGCGCAGACGGGCAGTTCTACTTTATGGAAATGAATACGCGCATTCAGGTTGAACATCCGGTTACCGAAATGGTAACAGGCGTGGATCTGATCAAGGAAATGATCTCGGTGGCCGAAGGAAATCCCCTTTCGTTCACCCAGGAGGATATCGTCATCAACGGATGGTCGATCGAGTGCCGCATTAACGCGGAAGATCCGGCCAAGAATTTCATGCCTTCTCCGGGCAAGGTCGGTTTTTACCTGCCTCCGGGCGGTCTTGGCGTCCGTGTGGACAGCGCCGCGTATCCAGGCGGGACAATATCGCCTTTTTATGACTCCATGATTGCGAAGCTCATCGTCTGGGCGCCTACGCGCCAGGAAGCGATTCTCAAAATGAAACGGGCTCTCGGCGAGTTTGCCATTGAAGGAATACATACCACCATTTCATTTCATCAAAAATTGCTGGAGCATCCCGTATTTCTGGACGGTCATTTCGATATCAAATTCCTTGAAGAAAATGAAATTTAG
- the folD gene encoding bifunctional methylenetetrahydrofolate dehydrogenase/methenyltetrahydrofolate cyclohydrolase FolD, translating to MTAAIISGKLVSEEIRVDIARKVETLAERGVKPGLAVVLVGEDPGSQVYVNSKEKTCISLGFHSVVHRLPASTSQEELLSLVDELNKADEIDGILVQLPLPKHINEKAVIDAISVEKDVDGFHPVNVGNLVIGDDSLLPCTPAGVIELIKRTGIDLSGKHAVVIGRSNIVGKPVSLLLQRENATVTMCHSRTANMAELCRMADVLVVAIGRAYFIDASFVKPGAVVIDVGMNRLDNGKLAGDVDYDSAKEVAGYITPVPGGVGPMTITMLMVNTLTAAKRRRGLE from the coding sequence ATGACAGCAGCAATCATCAGCGGTAAACTGGTTTCCGAAGAAATACGTGTGGATATTGCCCGGAAGGTCGAGACGCTTGCGGAGCGTGGTGTCAAGCCAGGTCTCGCTGTGGTACTTGTAGGGGAGGACCCGGGTTCGCAGGTATATGTGAACAGCAAGGAAAAAACCTGTATCAGCCTTGGCTTCCATTCGGTAGTGCACCGGCTGCCCGCTTCGACTTCCCAGGAAGAACTCCTCTCGCTCGTTGACGAACTGAATAAGGCGGACGAGATTGACGGCATTCTGGTGCAGCTTCCGCTGCCGAAGCATATTAACGAAAAAGCGGTGATCGACGCCATCTCCGTAGAGAAGGATGTCGACGGGTTTCATCCGGTCAACGTCGGCAATCTTGTAATCGGCGATGACAGTCTGCTTCCTTGTACTCCCGCCGGAGTAATTGAACTGATCAAGCGCACCGGCATCGACCTTTCCGGCAAGCATGCCGTAGTAATCGGCCGCAGCAATATTGTCGGCAAGCCGGTATCCCTGCTGCTGCAGCGGGAGAATGCGACGGTTACTATGTGTCATTCCCGCACGGCGAACATGGCCGAGCTGTGCCGGATGGCCGATGTGCTGGTCGTGGCGATCGGCCGCGCCTACTTTATCGATGCTTCCTTTGTGAAGCCAGGAGCGGTTGTCATCGACGTGGGCATGAACCGCCTGGACAACGGCAAACTGGCAGGAGACGTTGACTACGACAGCGCCAAGGAAGTTGCCGGTTACATTACGCCGGTTCCCGGCGGCGTAGGGCCAATGACCATCACGATGCTGATGGTGAACACGCTGACCGCGGCGAAGCGCCGCCGCGGACTGGAATAG
- a CDS encoding SpoIIIAH-like family protein: MNGKRQTIWLVSMLSLMVVLSAYYLFTEDSGVSSPKETAGTIQVDSVKDSSGNALPSTAYSGAAVSEVTSQNDAAAADSAAAADPNAAADPNAAASSAADDTNSALTGTDDGQSAADPSADKAKDQASDSASDASAKPDSAAADNGKDTVSADDGASKSDAAVLDEVASQSASASSQFTNYLYEREQKKIKEQQDLMAKINDMDKSPADSAAAQEQLHQLEEKESKITGIEEKLQQQYGEAIVKEEGNDSYKVVVLSDKLDVKQAVGIIDLVMKELSVSQDKVSVQHVSEE, from the coding sequence ATGAACGGCAAAAGACAAACAATCTGGTTGGTATCCATGCTCAGCTTGATGGTGGTGCTCTCTGCGTACTATTTGTTCACGGAGGACTCTGGCGTTTCATCGCCCAAGGAGACAGCAGGGACAATTCAGGTGGATTCCGTCAAGGACTCGTCCGGCAACGCCCTTCCGTCGACGGCTTACAGCGGCGCGGCAGTGAGCGAAGTGACTTCGCAAAATGACGCTGCGGCTGCTGATTCCGCTGCGGCCGCCGATCCTAATGCTGCGGCTGACCCTAACGCCGCAGCAAGCTCTGCAGCAGACGATACAAATTCCGCGCTGACGGGAACCGATGACGGCCAATCCGCGGCGGACCCTTCGGCGGATAAAGCCAAGGATCAGGCATCCGATTCCGCTTCGGACGCATCCGCCAAACCGGATAGCGCCGCTGCGGATAATGGAAAGGATACCGTCTCGGCTGACGACGGCGCGTCAAAAAGCGACGCGGCGGTGCTGGACGAAGTAGCGTCGCAAAGCGCGTCGGCCTCCAGCCAGTTCACCAACTATTTGTATGAACGCGAACAGAAGAAGATTAAAGAACAGCAAGATTTGATGGCCAAGATCAATGATATGGACAAATCGCCTGCGGACAGCGCGGCCGCGCAGGAGCAGCTGCACCAGCTGGAAGAGAAGGAGTCCAAGATCACCGGAATTGAAGAAAAGCTTCAACAGCAGTATGGAGAAGCGATTGTCAAGGAAGAAGGGAACGACTCCTACAAAGTTGTCGTTCTGAGCGACAAGCTGGATGTGAAGCAGGCTGTCGGAATCATCGATCTGGTCATGAAAGAGCTGAGCGTGTCGCAGGATAAAGTGAGCGTACAGCATGTATCTGAGGAGTAA
- the xseB gene encoding exodeoxyribonuclease VII small subunit encodes MAKEEAELGFEEAMDRLELIVRELEHGDVPLEKAIDLFQQGMKLSQLCGAKLEQVERKIEMIVEEDGELRKKPFGSALEGDGDDSL; translated from the coding sequence ATGGCGAAGGAAGAAGCGGAACTGGGATTTGAGGAAGCGATGGACCGGCTGGAACTAATCGTGCGTGAACTGGAGCACGGCGACGTTCCGCTGGAGAAGGCGATTGATTTGTTTCAGCAGGGTATGAAGCTCTCCCAGCTTTGCGGCGCCAAGCTGGAGCAGGTGGAGCGCAAGATCGAAATGATCGTGGAAGAAGACGGAGAGCTTCGCAAGAAGCCGTTTGGCTCCGCGCTGGAAGGGGACGGCGATGATTCCTTATAA
- the spoIIIAF gene encoding stage III sporulation protein AF, producing MSWLGGWLREIIMIVLLASFVELLLPSKSMERYARLVLSLLVLLTMLSPIVSLMKGDAASELSLAFRRSDGGGPGLSNAEDAELRRILADGKKLAAGGRDQSLKLAAQQIAGQMREQIAGETGQRGANVTVTLALANEAGDNAMPVITAVVVTLPAGSAEQSDAPQGSGSGGSVPISVLPVDDIKVDLGEGENGLKETGESSGPAEPAAAVAGVDEGSGGADAKAVTALLEKNWSLDPAKIKVLNGGSEKL from the coding sequence ATGAGCTGGCTTGGAGGATGGCTGCGGGAAATCATAATGATCGTGCTGCTGGCATCATTCGTTGAACTGCTGCTTCCGAGCAAGTCGATGGAGCGCTATGCGAGGCTTGTGCTCAGCCTGCTGGTCCTGCTGACGATGCTAAGCCCGATCGTCTCGTTGATGAAGGGCGATGCCGCGTCTGAGCTCAGCCTGGCTTTCCGCCGGTCGGACGGCGGGGGGCCCGGGCTGAGCAATGCGGAAGACGCGGAGCTCAGACGAATATTGGCCGACGGGAAGAAGCTGGCCGCGGGCGGGAGGGACCAAAGCCTAAAGCTCGCCGCGCAGCAAATCGCCGGACAGATGAGGGAGCAGATCGCAGGCGAGACGGGGCAGCGCGGAGCGAATGTGACCGTAACGCTCGCCCTGGCGAATGAAGCCGGAGACAACGCCATGCCGGTTATAACGGCGGTGGTCGTCACGCTCCCGGCGGGAAGCGCTGAGCAAAGCGATGCACCCCAAGGCTCGGGAAGCGGAGGCAGTGTTCCGATCTCGGTTTTGCCCGTGGACGATATCAAAGTCGATCTCGGCGAAGGAGAGAACGGGCTGAAGGAGACGGGAGAGAGCTCCGGCCCGGCAGAGCCGGCGGCGGCCGTGGCGGGCGTAGACGAAGGCTCGGGCGGCGCCGACGCCAAGGCGGTAACGGCGCTCCTTGAGAAGAACTGGAGCCTTGACCCCGCTAAGATCAAAGTGCTGAACGGCGGCAGCGAAAAATTGTAG
- the dxs gene encoding 1-deoxy-D-xylulose-5-phosphate synthase: MLLPQLNDPKQLKSLSIEQLNTLADEIRRFLIEKLSATGGHLASNLGVVELTLALHYCYDSPRDKFIFDVGHQAYVHKILTGRKDRFDSLRKQNGLCGFVKRSESEHDVWEAGHSSTSLSAAMGMAMARDFKGEDNKVVAVIGDGALTGGMAFEALNHIGHERRKLMVILNDNEMSIAPNVGAMHNYLSQIRSDRHYLRAKDEVEGLLKKIPAIGGRLAKTAERMKDRLKYMMVPGVLFEELGFTYLGPVDGHDLATMVDTFHQADNVAGPVLVHVLTTKGKGYKPAEADSYKWHGITPYKIESGQVLKAVGNPMYTEVFGETLIELGRQDERLVAVTPAMPGGSGLFPFSKEFPGRMIDVGIAEQHAATLCAALAMEGMKPVFAVYSTFMQRAYDQIVHDICRHNANVMFAIDRAGFVGADGETHQGVYDIAFMRHIPNIVLMMPKDENELRHMMKTALEYNDGPIAYRYPRINGTGTALDTELRCLPIGSWERLRPGDDFAIIACGPMVQLAEEAADLLKREGIQAGVVNARFLKPMDGSMLQGLALAGTKMVVLEEASQAGSLGSAVLEHYAEQGLHHVTVELMGVPDIFVEHGSIKEQRQLTGLTVEALCGRIRSMKAASSYPFGKTTTSS; encoded by the coding sequence GTGCTGCTTCCACAACTAAATGATCCTAAGCAACTGAAGTCGCTATCGATCGAACAATTAAATACCCTGGCGGACGAGATACGTCGGTTTTTGATTGAGAAGCTGTCTGCGACCGGCGGACATCTCGCCTCCAATCTGGGAGTAGTGGAGCTCACGCTGGCCCTGCATTACTGCTACGACAGTCCCCGGGACAAATTTATCTTCGATGTCGGACATCAGGCTTATGTCCACAAAATATTGACCGGCCGCAAGGATCGGTTTGATTCGCTGCGCAAGCAAAATGGGCTCTGCGGCTTTGTCAAACGCTCCGAGAGCGAGCATGACGTGTGGGAAGCCGGGCACAGCAGCACTTCCCTCTCTGCCGCGATGGGCATGGCGATGGCCCGCGATTTCAAGGGAGAGGACAACAAGGTTGTCGCGGTGATCGGCGACGGGGCTCTTACCGGCGGCATGGCGTTCGAGGCGCTGAACCATATCGGACATGAGCGCCGCAAGCTAATGGTCATCCTTAACGACAATGAAATGTCCATCGCTCCCAATGTTGGCGCCATGCATAATTACTTAAGCCAAATTCGCTCGGACCGCCATTATTTGCGCGCCAAGGATGAAGTGGAAGGGCTCCTCAAGAAGATTCCGGCGATCGGCGGCCGTCTAGCTAAGACCGCGGAACGGATGAAAGACAGACTGAAATATATGATGGTTCCCGGCGTTCTGTTCGAGGAACTTGGCTTTACGTATCTCGGACCTGTGGACGGTCATGATCTTGCAACCATGGTCGATACGTTCCATCAGGCAGATAATGTGGCGGGGCCCGTGCTGGTTCACGTGCTCACCACAAAAGGTAAAGGCTATAAACCGGCGGAAGCCGATTCCTATAAATGGCACGGCATTACACCGTACAAGATCGAATCCGGCCAGGTGCTGAAAGCAGTAGGCAATCCGATGTATACGGAAGTGTTCGGCGAGACGCTGATCGAGCTTGGACGACAGGATGAACGGCTTGTCGCCGTCACTCCTGCTATGCCTGGAGGCTCGGGTCTGTTCCCGTTCTCGAAGGAATTTCCGGGACGGATGATCGATGTAGGCATTGCAGAGCAGCACGCGGCGACACTCTGCGCCGCGCTGGCAATGGAAGGAATGAAGCCGGTGTTTGCCGTTTATTCCACCTTTATGCAGCGCGCCTATGATCAGATTGTCCACGACATCTGCCGGCATAACGCCAACGTGATGTTCGCCATCGACCGGGCCGGATTCGTCGGTGCCGACGGGGAGACGCATCAAGGCGTGTACGATATCGCTTTTATGCGGCATATACCGAACATCGTGCTGATGATGCCTAAGGATGAGAATGAACTGCGCCATATGATGAAGACGGCGCTGGAATACAATGACGGTCCGATCGCATACCGTTATCCCCGCATTAACGGCACCGGAACAGCGCTCGATACGGAACTTCGCTGCCTGCCCATCGGGTCTTGGGAACGGCTGCGGCCCGGCGACGATTTCGCCATTATCGCTTGCGGCCCAATGGTGCAGCTGGCGGAAGAGGCGGCGGATCTGCTTAAGCGCGAAGGCATTCAGGCGGGCGTAGTCAACGCCCGCTTCCTGAAGCCGATGGACGGCTCCATGCTGCAGGGTCTCGCTCTGGCCGGCACGAAGATGGTTGTGCTGGAAGAGGCGAGCCAGGCGGGCAGCCTGGGCAGCGCTGTGCTGGAGCATTACGCTGAGCAAGGCCTGCATCATGTCACTGTTGAGCTGATGGGCGTGCCGGATATTTTTGTCGAACACGGATCGATCAAGGAGCAGCGTCAACTGACGGGACTTACCGTCGAAGCGCTGTG
- the amaP gene encoding alkaline shock response membrane anchor protein AmaP, translated as MAKILDRLLLFIYSLSIGALSVIAILLLSGVLPRNLRIQDWNSAYIAAIVVAVILFLLSIRFFYISLRRDRTSTLSVDQRTEYGDIQISMETIENLSLKAAGRVKGIRDLKSRIRVSQAGLEIMIRGVVDGEHSLPLLTSEIQRQVHEYVQETTGVPVADVSVYIANLAQSPSFKSRVE; from the coding sequence GTGGCGAAAATTTTGGACAGACTTTTGCTGTTTATATACAGCTTGAGCATCGGAGCATTATCTGTTATTGCCATCCTCCTGTTAAGCGGCGTCCTTCCAAGGAATCTGAGGATCCAGGATTGGAATTCCGCTTATATCGCTGCGATTGTTGTGGCGGTGATTTTATTCCTGCTTAGTATCCGGTTCTTCTACATCTCCCTTCGCCGGGACCGGACATCGACTCTATCGGTGGATCAGCGCACGGAATACGGGGATATTCAGATCTCTATGGAAACGATCGAGAATCTCAGCCTGAAAGCGGCCGGACGGGTTAAAGGCATTCGCGACCTGAAATCACGCATCCGCGTTTCCCAGGCGGGACTAGAAATTATGATCCGAGGCGTCGTGGACGGCGAGCATTCGCTGCCGCTCTTGACCTCGGAAATACAGCGGCAGGTGCATGAATATGTGCAGGAAACGACAGGCGTTCCGGTTGCCGATGTGTCCGTCTATATCGCGAATCTTGCACAGTCCCCCAGCTTCAAAAGTCGAGTGGAATAG
- the nusB gene encoding transcription antitermination factor NusB, with translation MKRRVAREIIVQSLYQMEMNEVESGEAVEMLLEEASEENETERVISDEVLLKDYVLSHVNGIWEAKPAIDDMLEHYLKGWQMSRLSRVDRQILRLAAYEMIYLNDVPAKVAVNEAIELAKHFGTEDSGKFVNGVLGKMIQDLEELKSNRS, from the coding sequence ATGAAAAGACGCGTAGCAAGAGAAATAATAGTGCAAAGCCTGTATCAGATGGAGATGAACGAGGTCGAGAGCGGCGAGGCGGTGGAAATGCTGCTGGAAGAAGCGTCCGAGGAAAATGAGACGGAACGGGTCATTTCCGACGAGGTGCTGCTAAAAGATTATGTGCTTAGCCATGTAAACGGCATTTGGGAAGCCAAGCCTGCAATCGACGATATGCTGGAGCATTACTTGAAGGGGTGGCAAATGAGCCGGCTGTCCCGCGTTGATCGTCAAATTTTGCGGCTCGCGGCCTATGAAATGATCTATCTGAATGATGTTCCTGCCAAGGTTGCCGTCAATGAGGCGATTGAGCTTGCCAAGCATTTCGGCACCGAGGATTCCGGCAAATTTGTCAACGGCGTGCTGGGAAAAATGATTCAGGATTTGGAAGAGCTGAAGTCCAACCGTTCGTAG
- a CDS encoding DUF2273 domain-containing protein, which produces MPWRDIWESHGGRIAGVAFGCILGIIYLISGFWDMLFFALVVFIGYTLGGRKDAQAPLFPWRELLEQLSARWRPFK; this is translated from the coding sequence ATGCCCTGGAGAGATATTTGGGAAAGTCACGGTGGTAGAATCGCCGGAGTAGCCTTTGGATGTATTCTCGGCATCATTTATTTAATCAGCGGTTTCTGGGATATGCTGTTCTTTGCACTGGTTGTGTTCATCGGATATACGCTTGGCGGAAGAAAAGACGCGCAGGCTCCATTGTTCCCTTGGCGGGAGCTGTTGGAGCAGCTGTCGGCCCGCTGGCGTCCCTTCAAGTGA
- a CDS encoding polyprenyl synthetase family protein → MIPYNNGLSGQEPGESQGLEPANRQLLKEYIAGVGDFVAGELTMLFPKHWEVPSKLAEAMSYSLLAGGKRLRPLLVIAACEALGGRREEALPVAAAIEMVHTYSLIHDDLPAMDDDDYRRGRLTNHKVYGEAAAILAGDALLTHAFYSVVQSARRHGVSAENVLSIVEDLAEMAGPRGMVGGQAADMEGEQGLTDLESLRYIHLHKTGDLIVFSLLAGGRIGGASEKQLEALRRFGISIGLAFQVQDDILDLVGDESKLGKKTGSDVRQQKVTYPYFIGLEASRREVERLTEEAKSAVREGGFEGGARLIEIADYLMSRDH, encoded by the coding sequence ATGATTCCTTATAATAACGGACTCTCCGGACAGGAACCCGGAGAGAGCCAAGGCCTTGAACCCGCAAACCGCCAGCTCTTAAAAGAATATATCGCCGGAGTGGGCGACTTTGTTGCGGGCGAGCTGACGATGCTCTTCCCGAAGCATTGGGAGGTTCCCTCCAAGCTGGCGGAAGCGATGAGCTATTCTCTGCTCGCCGGAGGCAAGCGCCTTCGTCCCCTGCTCGTTATCGCAGCGTGCGAAGCGCTTGGCGGGCGCCGGGAAGAGGCGCTGCCTGTGGCTGCGGCAATCGAAATGGTGCATACATATTCGCTGATTCATGACGATCTGCCCGCCATGGACGACGACGATTACCGGCGGGGGCGACTGACGAACCATAAAGTGTACGGAGAAGCGGCAGCCATCCTGGCGGGAGACGCGCTGCTGACGCATGCCTTTTACAGCGTTGTACAGTCGGCCCGCCGGCACGGGGTGTCCGCAGAGAATGTCCTGTCCATCGTGGAGGACTTGGCGGAAATGGCCGGACCGCGCGGCATGGTCGGCGGTCAGGCTGCCGATATGGAAGGCGAGCAGGGCCTGACCGACTTGGAGAGCCTGCGTTATATTCATCTGCATAAGACAGGCGATCTGATCGTATTCTCACTGTTAGCCGGAGGGCGTATAGGCGGAGCTTCGGAGAAGCAGCTTGAGGCCCTGCGCCGGTTCGGTATCAGCATCGGGCTTGCTTTCCAGGTGCAGGACGATATACTCGACCTCGTCGGAGACGAAAGCAAGCTCGGCAAGAAGACGGGCAGCGATGTCCGGCAGCAGAAGGTGACGTATCCTTATTTTATCGGGCTGGAGGCCTCCCGCCGGGAAGTGGAACGGTTGACGGAAGAAGCCAAGTCCGCTGTGCGGGAAGGCGGATTTGAAGGTGGGGCGCGGCTCATCGAAATCGCTGATTATTTAATGTCCAGAGATCACTGA
- a CDS encoding Asp23/Gls24 family envelope stress response protein, with the protein MSTLPTEFERTEIGEIQIAPEVIEVIAGLATVEVKGVAGMSGGFAGGIVELLGRKNLSKGVKVEVGQREAAVDVSVIIEYGTRLPEVAAEIQRNVKRSIETMTGLTVVEVNVHIHDVQFKSAEKNSVSDDTDFALRVK; encoded by the coding sequence ATGAGTACATTGCCGACAGAATTCGAACGTACGGAAATCGGTGAAATCCAGATCGCTCCCGAAGTGATTGAGGTCATTGCGGGACTCGCAACCGTTGAAGTTAAAGGCGTAGCGGGCATGAGCGGAGGATTTGCCGGAGGCATTGTCGAGCTGCTGGGCCGCAAGAACCTTTCAAAAGGCGTTAAGGTGGAAGTCGGACAGCGCGAAGCTGCTGTGGATGTCTCCGTAATTATCGAATACGGCACCCGTCTTCCGGAAGTGGCGGCGGAAATTCAGCGAAACGTCAAACGGTCGATCGAGACCATGACAGGACTGACGGTCGTGGAAGTGAATGTGCATATTCACGATGTTCAGTTCAAGAGTGCGGAAAAGAACAGCGTGAGTGATGATACCGATTTTGCCCTTCGTGTGAAATAA